The Montipora foliosa isolate CH-2021 chromosome 6, ASM3666993v2, whole genome shotgun sequence genome includes the window CTGCGATATGGAATCCAGACACGAAGGGCCATGATTGAACGAGCTAGATCAAATCATACGAAACTCCGGATGACTTAACAAAAAGTCAACAAAACACTTCAAATATTAAGCCCCGTGGTTAATTCCATTGAATTCATTGTCGTAGCATGATAAATGGTAGGACTACAAAGGCTTACCAATGTTTAGAAGTAGAGGAAAGCCTGGAGGGCGGCTTGGACTTTAGCTGGCAAACTACTGTCTCGCGAAAGACAATTTGGCAATATTTGCTCATCTCTTTTACGACAGCGAGTCATCACCACGCAGCAAGAGATTGCTAAGATTTAAGAAACAGTCGGTGTTATTAAGTTCATTGTCATAATATGATGCTTATTAATGTTCGGTACAAAGGTTATCCTgagaaaaatagaaaatgcgcgCTACGAAACACTCTCTCTGCACTCTCTCTCCTCTGGAGAGGCAAGGCCCCGTGCTCATGGTTTTTGTCTTTGGAGAatgtatttaatttttatgtttattaCCAGTGACTGCCTCAGCGCAGGCAAAAGAAGCAAATAAAAATACTGCAAATCAATGCTATGGAATTCACCCCAATAGACCACGGTTGAAGTCGCTTATTAATACATTCAGTGGACTTTTAAGATCTATTTCTAAACGGCTTGTTTTAAAGACgaaaaaataacgtttttctAGTCTCTCCCGCATGCCGTCATGCCGTCTTAACACTGCTAAAAAATAGACAACGCTTAGACATTGGAGTTGGCCAAATCAGTGAAAATGGAATTGAGCACAGCTTTGTTACGTGCGTACATGACACAATGAAAATATTTGGTTATGAAAAGATTTAAAGGCAAAAGGCCTAATCTACTCGTAGCCACGAAACTATATTCTCCGAGGTGTTCAACTGatttttcaattcaattcaatttcaattcaattcaactGATTTCGGACTCTGAAATATGTTTCGTATTCAGGTTATATAGTATGTTTTGATCCTGTTCATATCCTtgactttttaaaaagaaaataccTTTTGGTTCTTCACAAGATGTATTTCCCCTCTCCAAAGTACAGACAACCTTCGAATGCGATGTTGTTTATAAAATCCCAAGTAAAGACTGTCCTTCGAACTATATAGGAGAAACCGGAAGATGCTTCCAAACCCGAAAAAAGGAACATCAACGAAACTTAAGTGTATCATagatacaataattattgagaaCACTTTCGAGTTCACGTTTAAATTTATGTTACAAAATACTAATTAAAAATGGTGCTAAAAACGTAAATATatcacagaattttttaaagtctttctagaaaaacactttttcaaccagTGTAACAGTTGCAAAGTTCACGAGCAGCTTACGATTCATTTTAGAGTATTCAAATATAGCTTGAACACAGCTTGGTGAAGCAAGATCGTTACGGCCGTGTGGGCATGAGTAGTCTTttggtgacattgactgacattGGTTCAACCTGCGCGGAAGTCATCCTTTTGACTCTGGGCGGAAGTCGTTCCCTTCACGGTAAgtatgacttccgctcaggttgaaGTTAAGTTGAAGTGAAGTTATTAGtttctcccctcggggcttttcaggactaatttacaatgctttttgTGGGAGACTttggccagactgcttattacgcAGTTTACAAATTTATTTTAGGCAGTGAAAGATATCGAAACGCCACCCAATGTCACCAACAGCGGTCCTTGTCAGGCCTACTGTCACCCCGGCGGAAGATCTCACTTTATAAACTGaaagtattttatttttatttttatcaatagcTTTTATAGATACAGAATTTCTTTGTAACCTAGTTCCCAGGATCTCTCCTCTGTGAAAACGAGGTTGATTCCAGCGATCAAATCAggccccaggccccagttgttcaaaggatggATCGGCACAAGGCACTGAAGAGATGAAtcgttatccagtggataactccACTGCTTTTTACATCTCGTATCCACTGTATGTTGCTTCCATCCGGTATATAGTCCAATACACTGTTTAAACAACCAGTGCAAGGTAACCAAATGATTTGTAAGTACTTATTTctcgaagcaaaaaaaaaaaaaagaaagtcaaatgCGAAAACAAGTCAACGGCCTGCATCACTTTATCCTTAGGTCCCATTGACCTTTCATCACGTGCTAAATAGCGTGAACTTAATTAAGATATATTCACAGTTTTAAGATATATTCATAAGATATattcacagtttctttagaaactaccccttcattctaaGATAAATTCCGTTTCGGAGACTTTGTAAAGAAAAGAGCGAGACCTATCGGTTTCCTATTTCGGGTGTACTGAGGGGATTTTAGGTATTAGGCTTTTACAAGCTTGTTATAACATAACTTCGCCCTTTTCTTGTGAAGAGAGCGAATCTTTATTTGTCCAAGACAGTTAatttaaagttttaaaaataaaattttctaaTTAAAATACTCTAACTATaattaaattacaaattttaatTACGTCGTTCCGGTGTAAAACTTGCTAACTTGGTAACAAAAATGGGCCAAAACTCCAACAAGGAGGATTACTCTGAAAAGCAAGAAATTGTGTCTGTTATCTAGAGTCCATCATCCTGGGTGATGAACTCTGGCAAAGATGAGAAAACGAGGCAGAGCAAGGGacgggtgggggggggggggttgggggtgGAAAGGGTGAAGAAGGGGGTTAAGTGGTTACAAGGTAGTTCCTATTTTTGGGTGAATTAGCTCAAGTTTCCAACATTATTTTGAAGAGAATACCTCCACAGATATACAAATAACTTAAGTAGTTACAAAACCGTCTATAAATACTGCTGTATCGTAGCGAATCCCGAACGCCTCATTGGGCCTGGATCTCAACCCATGATAGTGCGCATGCGCTGCCGCGGCACATCTATTCAGAAATTTTGTGCTGGTCAGCTTCAATTCGTGTTACGTCCCCCGCGAGGTGAAAATATGATATGGAATAAAAGAAGCGCCCTACATTTATACTGCGGAAATGAAGTGATTTCAAAGAGAAGATCATCCCATGCACTTATGGAAGGCATTGAAGCTAATAACACAGAAGCATTGAACAGGTCTGAAAGCCACGACCACGCGATTGCACGCAAGCATCAAATTTGGCCTATTTTCAACAGTCCACAAAAACTCACCTAAGATTATGGCGAACACTCGATGATTTACAGCAAGACGGCTTTCCATTTTGCATGCAACAATATTTTAACTTCCCATCATCATTTGGGCGCGGGCAGTAGTCTCTTTCATGTGCTCCCTTGTCGGTGCATCGCCTCCCTCCAGGCTCGCAACAGCTAGGACCTTTGTTGTAACAACAGGCTCTAGTTTGGTTGGCATTGGGATTGAGATCCTGTGGGCATTTGATTGGGTACTTCCAGCTTTCTGGACAGGAATATCCTGCGACATAGTATTGGTAAAGTGATATGCATGACTCACTTAACCTTTCAGGAACATTCGCCCCTGTACCCGAATTCAAGGGCTCGTCACACAGGGAATGACTCCCCCTCTCATTCAATGATAAGAAGGAGCTATTTCTGACGAGGGATTGGAATATTTCCCACGACAAGCTCTAGAGGCTCTTTCCATTGGACGGGATTTTCGAAAATGTCGGTGGAAGGgtctttttcttttgaatttcaaccctatttttttgaaaattgcatGGAATGGAACGCTTCTTCAGTTTCAGTAAACAAGATTGGACGGCATTCCCAACGGGTAAGGCAGTTATGACAAAAAAAGCCACTCACCTTCTACGATGGTTGCAGAGGAAAACCTGGCCATAAAACCAGGGGCAGAGCCATTTTTGTCTGATTTGAATCTCACCCAAAGGTGTGGTCCGCTTGAGTACAGGTCGGCGGGACGTTCATCCCCGCACAAAGTCGCTAATAAGTGATTGTTGGACCGATTTCCGTCTCTAATTTCAAGGAAATCGCATGAGCAAGCATCTCCAGTCCCCATTCTACCACACTGGCTTTGTATTGACATAGAAATGATCTTAAATGTTATGCGAGTCTTTGAAGGCGTGGTTATCTTCCAGATACACTCCATGTTATTCGGGTATTTACGTTCATTTGGAAATCCAGGGCTTGTTATTAAACCTGCAGTTTCTTTTATTTGAGATGCGTTCCTGCAAACTGAAGCAAAAGAGTTGGACAAATGAATTTGCTAGTAGATTTAATGATGGAGTCAGGCACTCCACAGGAATATCACGAGATTAGTaagattttttgcaaaaaaaaaatacctagGGGGGAAGAGGCTACCAGAGACTACCACATGGATGTTGGGTCACCAAATCCAGACCTCACTCGTGCTATGACAGTGGCAATGATGCTGATAACGATAATGACGTCATCGACGACGAAGACGATGAGAATGAAGGTGACCATCATCGTCGTAAATATTTTCGACATCGTCATCATCAGTACAATCACGATTGTTTATTTCACTTGGCTGGGTCCCAGATTTTGACTCAATACACTCTGCTTTTGTTCCAGAACGGAATAATACCCAACGTCTTAAAATAACCAGAAAAGTTATCTCTGATTTGACTTCTCCAAATGATTAGACCTTCCAATCTTTCTCACTACCACGAGGAATCGTTTCAAAGCAGTTGAGTTAATTCGGTGCGACTAGCCCTTTCTCTCGAGGCTGAAAAAGATTTTCTGAGGGGATTTACTTACCCGATCCAGGCAGAACCGATTCATACGAAGCTCTAAATCCCGTGTGGCCTCCTCCATCGTCAGACTTAAACACAACTGATAGTGTTTGCTCACTTGAATAAAAAGGACCTGGTATCACATTACCACAGAACTTTCCAAGTGAAATCTTGCGCGGTCCAACATGGTCAAAGACTTCTACGTAGTCGCAGCTGCATTTTCCACATTCCTCAATGTCAAAGGTCCTGAACGAGAGCTTGACGTGTTGGAAATTGTGTGGAATTGTTACACTCCATTCACAACGAGCTTTGTTGGGGTAGAGAAAAGCACCTCTTGGCGCTGGGCTATTTATAGTTCCTGAATCGTTACCAAGATGAAAAGTGTCAGGACACCCTGTTGGGGTGAAAACGTTTTAGTATGCGAAATGGTTCGTTCCAGAGTACTGTTATCGTccgtttcaaagcgagtcttcgTGAAAAATAAAACCCCTTTTAAGAAACGTTTTGTATTGCATTCTACTCGAACTCGGTCATATTTCTGACATCTGAATAGTTTCGCTCCAAGACTCTCTTTGAAACCAAGTCAAACAATAACTCGGGAATTGGCTGTAGGAGAATGTAACTCCGAGACGGGCTGGAATGGAAAAAAGACCATATCCTCTTTGAATCCATTGAATCTACCCCCACCACCTACGGAGAACTATGCGAGCGCTTGATCACGTGACACGAGTTCATATTTCAAGTATGGCGCGTACGAGCTGTTAACGCGTacaagttttagttttttgcgcaagatttatttttttgtagttttctttttcagtaTGTTGTTTGTCATTTTTCCGCTTTACGTATTCGTATTAAATTTGGAGTTTGAGCCTACCGTCCAGGGAGAACTTTTCTTAACATATTCCATGCAAAAATATTTAGGAACCAGATGACGAATCAAAGTCAAATGTCCGGTCAAAGATGTGGTCTTCGGAAACCTAACCTTGTATAAGCCCCCTGGTTTCTGTTAGGTTTCCTCGCCATATATATTACCATAACTTTaatcatttttgtaaattttattgtaatggAAAATTTAATTTCGATCTTCGTTTTGTTGGCACCCCATGGCGTTAGGCAGTTTAGTAAACACTAACACAACAAAAAGTTCCTTTTTTATACGTACTGGCTGGTTAGTAGCAGAACTATCTGCAAttatgaaacactctttcgtgATCACACACAGTCCGTGCGTATTGATAATGGCTGATAACTCAGTTTAGACTAAAACACGCAGCTGCATTTAATTATCAGTTATAGATTACAAGGGCATTTTGGGTTGCACAAaatgaataattgtttattaacaATCAACAGACGACGCAATAACACTGGCATGGTTCTGATAAAAAGCATagaaatttttctttaaaacttaCATTTTGTTATAACGCATTCCACTAGAAAGAAAGCTGGAagataagaacaaaaaagtgtcaATAATAACAACACAACTTAtacttttatagttttattgGTAGACCAAGTGCTTGCACGAGAAGAGTACCAGCTCCTGTATTAAGTACAAAACCCTGTTATAACTCTTCACCAGAGCCGCACAGTTCGGCGCTGCATTTCCTGTTTCTAGCCCTCTGACTTCTATAAACAGGAAATGTTATGAACTGTTTCTAATTTATAACGTATACAAGCGATAAGAAAATATGAAAGCATTTGGAAGATAAGCGATATGAAATCAAGATCATATAAAACACAGCGACGGGAAATCTGGAAGCTAATTTATAATTTGTACAGTCTTTCCAACGACTGAAGTGATGACCCCGACAGGAAAACCTTGGAGCGGGGAGAGTGTATGGGAATACTCAATTTGAAGTTGAAATTGACCgccctcccctcaaaaaaaaaagttatcaaCATAATGAATAACGAAGAAGAACTGTATGCCATTATTCGATTGATGATAGAGATGTTGAGCACAAATACTTTTAACTTCTAAATTTTTTAAAGGTTTTCAAGAACAATGTTTGTCGTAGCAAATCGATACAATCAGGAACCAAGACACAATAATGGCCGATCGAGGGTAAGTGCGATTAAAAGTCGCACTTGTAAATAAGGTTTGGTGGGATATTTTGAGTGTTTTGACTGGCATTCAAAAGCTTTCATATCGCAAGGGTTTCGAACTTGCTTGGAAGTTTGTTGCGCATGTGACTAAAATCGCAATTGTAAACGAGTTCATCACTTCTAGCACGACCATAAGATCCTTTTCTGCTAAAGACTGTGACATCAACTGATGAGTATCAACAATTTGTGTCGATAAATCTCGCACTTCTCTAACTCCGGTAAAACGGAAAtgttgaattgaaaaaaaaatacgtGGTCATAATTTGCAACCACAAGAAAGTTTCTCGTTGGTGGGGTGGGGGCGAATGAGTATAAGCAATTTGTGTCGCTAACTCCCGCACCTCCTTACTTCATCTTATCAACAGAGACATGGACGGAAGCTTTGGCAAAAGGAATGTTGTGATAACTAACAGCCACGTGTATTGGATTTGAAAACTAGTCCTTTGAGAACATCTTGCTCTGAAATACTGGAAATAGAAGTTCCTAAGTTTAGACGCATGCGAAACATTGCACAAACAGATTTAGTGACGGTTTTGCAAACAAGAAAATGCAATCAGTGAATATACAAGGAGCAACTGGAACTCAGAAAAAATGATATCCGAGTCTCAGAAGGGATCCAGGATCCAGCTGGCTGCTCTAACTTGCCAGAGCATTCAGCTGTAACTTGAAGGATTGTGGGATAAAATCCCAAACGCCTGATCATCATATAGTCACTATAGCCTTTTATATTTGATATACTTCTCGCAACTAGAGAATACAATTAACATTTGTGTCGCCAAGACACAAACTTTGTCTCCGCAACATGTGTTTCACAGTTTGGAAATATTGATTAAGAActtatttttttctaatttggaCATCAGTTTCGCCAGGCCCTAAATGACTGCAAGTGCTAATGAAAGGCATCTGATATGAagtgaaataaaatacaatttaataaACTGAttagaaaataaatgaaataattttaCCCCGCTGTTGCGTTTACCCTCAAAAACAAGTTATGTGTGTTTACAATGTCGGTGatggtttttcaaattttcacgGCTACTTAATCAACAATACGTACATGTGGCTCCACAAAGCGTGAAACACGTGGCTACGTTGTTTTGGTAACACTCCTTGATCCGCTACGATGCTTTTTATCGAACTCCCTTTTGTAACGGCAAAAGCTCGTTGTAATCCTGTCAAGCTCGAGTCCCTTGTAGGTCTTTGTTATAAGAGATACACACACTGCTATAAATAGGATTTATCTATTGTTTTTAAAAGGTAGACCAGTAGGTAGCGTCATTTGAGGCTATTTTCATCGTGATATTCGTTTTGTTGTCGGACATTTACTCCTCTTGGCGAAGAGAATGGAGAAAATTCGGCGCAAGGACAAGTAGAAGCAAAGCACAGAGAAAAtcgtgttattttttttctcatagtTATGATTAATAACGATGGCGGATGATCGTTTATGTGGAAAATTATTAGCATCACTTATCAAATAAAGCAAGACAAAAGCTTCGTTTTGGATATCATAACTAGCTAAACTTACCTAGAAGAGTTTTTAGCATCGCAGCACTCGAGCTGAAGATTTTTCCTTACCCATTCAAGTCGATACCAAATCAACGCAGTATTGAGTTCGTGCCAAAATACTCCTCTCGGCTCTCAATTTAATTCAACGTCACgcaaaaacggaatattttgtttatgcaaatttctACTGAAATTTTCGGCAGGTGCTAAGGAAAACACATCCAAGTCAATTGAAGAATTAATTTAAGGCTAATTGACAACATTGTGACAGATGAGTCATCATATGTtaacaaaattaacaacatttGTCAGGCAGTTCAGGACGTGAACTTCGGCCAACATACACTCCTCATACACCTTAGGAATCTGAAAGGGTTCTGCCTGGGCCTGCAAGACTAACAAAGTGAGAGATAAATAGTTTCCATTCAAAAATCGTCTGTGAGTAACTCTATGCAAATTTCTCGGAAGGAATGCTGGCAGACAACAGAGataattgccttttttttttttttttttgaagagatTGTTTGCGTGATTATAAACTAGTAGGAAAATTTCATTCAGAGAGAGAAATATGCGACGATTTCAACGACATCTTATCACTCACCATAATTCTCGTTTTAGTCACATCTACATTAAAGGATAACTGCTTGCTTtatttttatgcattttttATTAGGAGATTACTCCGAAATCGCTTATTATTAGTGAAAGCCTGAATGAAAAATTAAACAGAAAATTCTATCTTGTCTTTGATTCCAGTTATCTACGTTTCATTTGTCAATGAAGCACTTGAATTTTTCTAATTTTAATCTTTGAGATTTCAATTGTTTACATATCCTCCACACATATAATTTCTTTCAGGTATACCGAAGTGTTGAATGGCAAAATTTTTATAACAGAACACAATGGTAATGTCAGATGCGAAAGAGAAATGTTCTAAAATTATGGCGTTTGGACAATTCCTGCGATCAAAGTGGGCGCGGAGACTTAATACCACAGTGCAGTGAATTAAAACTAGATAAATATCTCTTTTGCGAATATCTTTGTCCACCAGAACAGCAGCATGGTCTTGAAAGTTATTAGCACTTTTTTATCACAAGTTCTGATGGAGTCCACATTTCAAGTTGATAACGTCAATCTGTGTTATCTTGAAGTATAACTAAGGCTTGCCGCCAATGTCGTACATGCAATCTTCAAAATTTGTTCATAATTAAGGAACATTTATTCCTATGTAACTGAGTCCGGTAACAGCATGACGGCAATATGAACTTTTACCGGCGTAAACTGTTTCTGAGATCATTTATCAAAACAAAGATGCCCACAATTAAGATAGAAAATCTCAGATGATACTGATGAATAACAGGCAAAGTATGCTAGTTTTGACACGATAAACAGGATAAACAGGAATTTTAAAAGGTGAATGCATCTTTACAAGCCAACGCACTTCTGCGATGTCTTCTGTTTTCAGTGAAACCGATGTTGGCAGCCACTagaatctcgttcccagggtctctcttcttcc containing:
- the LOC138007763 gene encoding CUB domain-containing protein 2-like; amino-acid sequence: MLKTLLAFFLVECVITKWCPDTFHLGNDSGTINSPAPRGAFLYPNKARCEWSVTIPHNFQHVKLSFRTFDIEECGKCSCDYVEVFDHVGPRKISLGKFCGNVIPGPFYSSEQTLSVVFKSDDGGGHTGFRASYESVLPGSVCRNASQIKETAGLITSPGFPNERKYPNNMECIWKITTPSKTRITFKIISMSIQSQCGRMGTGDACSCDFLEIRDGNRSNNHLLATLCGDERPADLYSSGPHLWVRFKSDKNGSAPGFMARFSSATIVEGYSCPESWKYPIKCPQDLNPNANQTRACCYNKGPSCCEPGGRRCTDKGAHERDYCPRPNDDGKLKYCCMQNGKPSCCKSSSVRHNLRVILLVGVLAHFCYQVSKFYTGTT